aTTACTGTAATAGTTTGTCAATACTTTTTGCTTAGTTCTTGTTGTCGCGTGAAAGTAGagcatttttacaataaacttGTACAATAGTTAAATACAATAGTAAAAGGACATTCTCTTATTtaactttctttctttttgcatttGACGTAAtgtaatttgtgaaatattgtCTCATAATTTCATtacgttattttatacacttataagatttgatttttttttttgtaatattattttttaattattttcgcattaaaaaaaaataaaaatactcaaATTTCTCATCTACCTTATATCGCGCAGTCTCATTTTGAGGATTAGTAGTAATGAATTGCTCGTTATGTCATTTGGCGACTCTTTACATGGGAGTGGTCTCGCATAGTTGTCAGTCGGGATGTTAGTTATACGTGCGATGGATCTAGAACTCGGTATAAATTCAACAAACGAGACTTGCTCGGTATAAAAGAAGCATCAACCCCTAAACAGCATCAGTTTGTAAGTGCGCGCCACGGTTAATATGAAGCTGCTggtaaacaattataaattcgtATATactaattcaattaaaattatatttagattaatttttacacgtgtctttaatatattatttacgagAAGTGTAatgaagatttttatatttcagaaaaaagcaatttattacgaaaattattaaaacaaaacgtgtgtgtttcattaattttgaaattgttaaTCCGCTcggcgtataaaataaataaatcaatcagaAAACGCATTGATTTCAGAAATATCAATTCTTTTCAGAATTTTCAttccatattattttcattcgtTATTATTGTGTATCATTTTTTGCGGCACATTTTAATGACAGTTCGAAAGCACTTTCGCTAATTACAGTGACTAATTATATCGTCAACTCATCGACAATTGTTTTAGCTTTTGCTGTCATTGATTATGCTGGCCTCGGCAGCTCTCGTGGCCGAAGAAGCGGTCGAGAACGATGACGTATCCTCGCAAGCGAACGCGGGTCTTCAAGTTCAACCGAGCGTCCAGGACGTCTTAGGGGAAAGGAAACTAGGAAAGAGAAGCTTGCTCTCCGTGGGTTATGTAGACGCTTACACCCCCCTGTTACCGTGGTAAATAGTACAGATAAATATCTTGTTGACGTGTGAATGTAAAAATCTCGAGACAGCAGTTTTCACAgcaattgatatatatacgttCGATTTCTCAGGTATCGATTAGGTGGATTGAGTAGCTACAAATTGTATGACCACGGTTGGTATCCGAACTTGTCATTGCGAACCGGTGGTTGGTACAGAGGATGGTAAATTTCGAGAATTAAATGTGCGACTATCGTTAAGAAAGTACGCATCGACTTTTTATaactatcatttttaatataatcaacaAATGCGTCATAGTTTTGCGTTAGCCATCAAATTATACTTTACGAATGCATTTGAACAAGCAACGTAACAAAGCGTATTATTTATCTCTGTACgaaatttgcattataaaaatttcgtaaTTTCTAAatgttatagaaatttaatgtttatcgagcgcattataattataattacatattacacactcatgttcaaaattattagacgtcctaaatttttcttatttcttagtGTGTACGACAAAATAAATGTAGCATCACTTTTTTAACTACTTATAGTAATAATTGAATGACATTTCatctgtttaataattttaacttgagATAAttgttgcataaaataaaatttagatttttgtttattttcacGAAAGACATTTTAACGATCTTAGAATGTAAATTTACTAGAATAAACGGAATTAGAACAATGgaataaagagaatttaaacAATCGACTCAGAAGAGGATACAAAGTTTCCAAGAAGCAAAAAAACACACatatgtgaatttaaaaagggctacaatctataatttaaaaataaaacattttgtaaatatataattacgtaataattcCCAAAAAATGTACAcgttcttaattaaaatcttaactaaacttaattttaagcaattattgaagtaaaaataaatttgttacattttttaaaaatatgataaacaatagaaaaaatgtttaataattttgtacatggctgtatattatttgatgtatCATTGTTTCAATAAAAGAATACAGTACCTACTCGCGATAATTATtcacacaataaaaaaatggaagtAACCAAATAAATTGacgcataaataatttatatatagaagaattatatatattttgtgcatACCTTTAATCGTTTCTTCACATAAATCGTCAGTATTTCTTCGCATATCGTGAGATTCCTGTCTGTGTCctgtacaatataaatttaaattataagattatcgaagagaaatgtaatgaaaatacaacgaaaaaatatatataggttagaagaaagagagagggttTCGTTATTTACAACTTCCTGAAGAATGAACCTTTAAGATGCTTGTCAGTTCTCTGATCTTCTGCAATTTCGCTTGCTCTCTTTCGCTGGTTTGTGAAACATCGCACATTCGCTGCGGATTCGGTTCGTACATTTCAAGATGCGCAGGTGACAGGTGCCAAGGTAGTCCGATACTGTCACTTTAAAAGTCCATACTTGTCTTTCGTCTTCGTGTGGGACAGGGGTTGCTTAGGAACAAAAGAAGGCAACAAATGTCTTATCGGTTTTTTcagctaaaatattaaatactcaACACATTTTAGTGTTGCATATactattaatgaataatagtTTGATCGTATTTTCAAAAGTTGTACCGTTTCttattcgtttttttattcgaattttcggtttaataaagatatcatCGACCGATTTTAAAATTCGTGTATCATCTACAGTTAAcgttgagtttttttttactctaccCGGTAGATAAAGTGTCCCCCTTGTTATCATACACGAATATGTacgtagatatatatttttataatttttgataaaataatcggTATATTTAAGATgtgtagaaataattatataatattgtttaataaataaaacttttcttaCTTGTTTAAAACTTATCCAATAGTGCAATGATAGTTTCCTGCATTATCCACTTTGCCATTTGCTTCCCTTAACTTTATTAGAGGGCAACTAGGGTGAAATCGATTTTAGCACGACAATGAATGTACgcacgaaaataatattaattcaaaataaatatttaaatgtcacgttattaaattttttttttaattaatttaatcaaattacaataaaattgtataattatagtataattcattaaagtataaaagaaaattacaccTACcgaatttttgttaaaacaatttaacgaaattaatttttactcttttcAAAAGAGGGTTGCAGTTATTTAAAAGGCCAATTCGTGCCTTCAAAATATTACGAAGTTGACAATAAAGGGGAGCGTAGTCAACCCTCTCCGCACCAAAAGTCAAAGGCCAACTGGATGCATACTTTGCGACGTTTATTAGCCCTGATCTGGACAATGATGGAAGGAGAGAGGCAGCATCTCTCCCTCCGGATGGACCAGTTTTTCTTTTCGTCGGCTGAAACTGACCAGAAGAATCTCGTCGAAACAAGAGTCAAAGGCTAACCGAACGTGGCCGTTTTGTGGCCCGGTCTGACGTTTGTGTACGTTCGAGTGGACAGTGGCTATTGTTCCGAGGGGCAGCATCCGGATGGACCAGTTTTCTCGCTGGCACGCGCCCGCGTGGATGAATCTAACCCGGGATGGTCAGGAGCCGGCCACGCGAACGAACAGGTTTCGAACCTGAAGCCGGGAGCCGCGAAACAGAGtggtcctctctctctctctctctctctctttctctctgtcggAAAAACGGATCGTGATCTATATCAGGTGGAAACTGGTCCATAGGTCTCTCCGGACCCCCCCGGTTATTCAGCAGCTCGGTGTCATCATCCACGTGCGAGATCTGACCGTAACACGAGATCAGAGATCAGGCTCTCAAGAAAAGCAACGAGCTCCAAATACGAGAGTGGAAACAGGTTCCGCTGAATAAACGGGATCACGATCTTCAACCGCGCATTGGAAATGTAGAGCAGGTGGAATGTTTAGATCCGCGAGAGCGTGTGATGTAGGCGAAGTTTCTTGTTTACAGAGCATTTACGTAATGGGATTGAGAGAAAATAATCGATTCGCGTGCGCGATTTCATtgacatataaaaaactttatttttttaaattgatatcttaaaaagaagtaataacgtaattttatataatgacgTATGACGGCGtcaaatttcagatttaattgtatatgattgaattatataattacataagtcCATTTTATTCGGGATATAAAAGCATGCAgcataatcgataaaatatacacgAATATTTGTCACAAACAAGCTGAAAGCGACGTAAATCaattttgaaagatttattaaattatttataataaaattatatactaaaattatttataataagacgttgagtaacaatttattataaattacgtaacatatttaattttatattattaatacatataatatgatattatattatattatgagtattaatgtatttatatatttttatactttactaCACTatggtttttaaattatttaaatatttatcatgtttctaaaacaaattataatgtttagagtatgaatgaaaaaattttttttattttattaattaacaattttgataataagcTCATAATTTTTGATCGACATTTTGAACCAATTTCTTTCTGTATTATTGCTGTTGcgaaaatcttatttttcaacggacgttaaataaacaatacgATAAAAGGGATTGTATTATACAAGGTCTAGGGACAAAGAACGCATGGCACTCAATCAAAAGGACGCGAAAACAAAGGCCGCTAACATACGTGTCACATGAGACGTCGAAACCAGCCCACATTGGCCACTTCTTTCACCTGTCCATCACCCTTCCCGGCCTCTAAAGAGGACGCCTCTGAAAGAGGACATTTGCGTTTCCGCGCTCGTACCAGCCATTGTACGCCTTTATCGCCCGTTTCGTGCTCTGGCGTGTTCCTTCCACTGGCGACTGTGCGTTCAGTCGTAAGGAATGCACGTCTTTGACGTGAGAGACGAAATAATTgcgcgttttatatatatatatatatatatatgtgtgtgtgtatactttatattgtAATCGATTTTCcgatattaatctatttttattggattttttatcttcacatattttaattttatcggaTTTTGTAatcaacgggttaattaaatactagcaACTTTAAActctaacttataatttttattggattttcatattacataaaaacaggccacaaaattaatttgttacattttgaattgaatttctctgttttttacataaatttaaattaattaatataactcacattttttgcataatcgttagtttattaatactctgttttttaataaaaattctacttaTTCTATTACAATTGATAGTGTTctgttaatatatgtatttttcgtTGAATTCGTTGAGAAAATTCATAAGAGTTAAATGAGAGTCTTTACCATAAAAAATTActggttatatatatatattcatatatatactttaaattgtaatcgattttcagatattaatctatttttattggattttttatcttcgtatattttaattttattggattttcatattacataaaaacaagccacaaaattaatttgttatattttgaattgaatttctctgttttttttacataaatttaaattaattaatataactcacattttttgcataatcgttagtttattaatactctgttttttaataaaaattctacttaTTCTATTACAATCGATAGTCTTCtcttgaatatatgtatttctcgTTGAATTCGTTGgcaaaatttataagagtCTTCGTTAAATAAGAGTCTTTACCATAAAAAGTTACtgattatatatgcatatgtatactttAAATTGTAATCGGTTTTCCGAtagtaatctatttttattggattttttatcctcgtgttattttaattttattgtattttttgtaattgcataaaaacaagccacaaaattaatttgttatattttcaattgaatTTCTCTggtttacataaatttaaaataattaatgtaacgCACACATTACACATTTCTtgcataattatcaatttattacgtaaaaaataactgagtattatctctgttttttttaaataaaaattgtacttcTTATTCTATTACAATTGATAGTGTtctgttaaaatatgtatttctcgTTGAATTCGCTGACAAAGTTCACAAGAGTTAAGTAAGAGTCTTTGCCATGAAAAATTACTGCTTGACGGTGGAATTTGAAAAATGCGTATGTTTGACATGGGCAACTGCTTTAATGAGGCAGGCGTGTCGGCTGAAGGCTCgtaaatataaacgtaaaaaAGAATAGCGAAGGAAACTTCCGTTGTCGAGTTAATTTCAGCTTCGGCCACGGGAGAACCTGTCTCCCGCAGGGGGTCATGAAAAGGGGGTCTCTCGCTACCTTACGCAGAGTACATTATCTTCATTCGTATCGGTAACGAGGTCGacttcgctctctctctctccgcagCACTCTTCCTCCCCATAAGCGGGGTGGTGGCGCATAGGACGCGGTATTACCGGGACACCCCGTATATATAGGGAGGGCGTATTTGTTTTACTGCCTGGCTGCCGGCATTGGTTGAGAACGTGCTCCGCATTCTTGAAATCGTGCCATCCTTGTTAC
This sequence is a window from Anoplolepis gracilipes chromosome 10, ASM4749672v1, whole genome shotgun sequence. Protein-coding genes within it:
- the LOC140670215 gene encoding uncharacterized protein, with amino-acid sequence MYEPNPQRMCDVSQTSEREQAKLQKIRELTSILKDTDRNLTICEEILTIYVKKRLKEKREEIQRRTELETRMTEILENLKTRLLFE
- the LOC140670214 gene encoding uncharacterized protein, which codes for MKLLLLLSLIMLASAALVAEEAVENDDVSSQANAGLQVQPSVQDVLGERKLGKRSLLSVGYVDAYTPLLPWYRLGGLSSYKLYDHGWYPNLSLRTGGWYRGW